In Pseudoxanthomonas sp. SE1, the genomic stretch AACGCCAGCCCGCCCAGTCCAGGCGTTCGCCGACATGCGGGATGCGGCCGAAGCGTTCGATCATCATGCCGGCGACGGTGTTGTATTCGTCATCGTCCGGCAGGGCTACGCCGCCGAGTAGCTCACGCAGGTCATCGTTCGGCAGCGATCCGTCCACCAGCAGCGAACCATCGTCGCGCACCACCACCAGCGGCGCATCCTCGGTGTTCTCGCTGGCCTGCAGGCGGCCGACCACGGCACCCATCAGGTCGCTCTGGGTGACCAGACCTTGGATCTCGCCGTATTCGTCCACGACCAGCGCCAGCGACTGCTGCTCTTCGCGAAAGATCTCCAGCAACTTCATCGCATGGGTTGATTCGGAGACGAACAGCGGCTCGCGCAGCTTGATGAAAAGATCGGGCTTGTCGATGCCGAAACGGTCCAGCAGCGACTTCACTTCCAGCACGCCGATAACGTCCTGGTCGTTGCCGCGATACACGGGGAAACGTGAGAACGCGGACTCGTGCATCGTCTGCAGATTCTCCTCGTACGACGCCGACGCATCCAGCCATGTGATCTTCTTGCGCGGCGTCATCAGGCTGTCGGCGGTACGGTCGCCGAGGCGCAGTACGCGATTCATCATGTTGCGCTCGTCGACGTCGATCACGCCGGCCTCGTGTCCTTCGGACACCAGCATGCGGATTTCTTCCTCGCTTATGGTGGATACCTGGTCCTTGCCCAGACCCAGCAGGCGCAGAACCAAGCGGGTGCTGTGGGAGAGCAGCCAGACAAAGGGGAAGGCGGCTTTCGCCAGCCAGCCCATCGGCACCGCGACGACACCGGCGATCGTTTCCGGCGCCGTGATTGCAAGACGCTTGGGTACCAGTTCGCCAAAGATCAACGTGAGGAAGGTGATCAGCGCGACGGCAAGGGTCTTGCCGATCAGCTCCGACCAAGGCTGTGGCTCACCCACAAGGGTGAAACTGGCCGCGAGTGATGGAAACACGCCCTGTAGCCGGTCGGCGATGGCCATGCCGATGGCTTCGCCACCGAACAGGCCAGTCAGCACGCCGATCAGCGTGATGCCGATCTGCACCGTGGACAGGAAGTTCTCGGGCTTCTCGGACAGGTCCAGCGCGCGCTGGGCGCGGTGGCTGGTCTGCGCCATCTGTTTGAGGCGACTCTTGCGCGAGGTCATGACCGACATCTCGGACATGGCGAAGAAGCCGTTCAGCAGGACCAAAGGCGAATACGACAATTAGCTCAAGCACGGCAACCTCCGTTCAGGGCGGGGAGGGCCGGCGGGCGGGGGGATCTGTCGCGGGGACAGTGGGGGGAAGTAGGGTCGTCGTCCATAGGGTGCACCCGGAGGCGCGTGGCGAGTTTAGCAAACGGCCGGCGGGCCGAGGCGTGAACCTGAACGAGGCATTCGGCCAATGCAGGCCCCCGTGTCCCGGCCTTTGCGCCGCCGGGCTGTCGCGGGGCGTCATGAAACGGTCATAATTCCGCCCCTGAAGCCGTCCATCCCGTGACGGTGGGACCGCCCGATGTTCTCCCTCCAGACGATCTTCGGCTCCGGCCAGCAGTTCTACACGCTGTTGGACGAGGCCGCCCAAGCCGCCCACGACAGCACCAAGGCCCTGCACACCATGATGAAGGCCACCGACCGCCAGCCGGCGCTGGATGCCTTCAAGCTGGCGCGCCTGCGCGAGCGCGCGGCCTCGGACAAGATCGGCAAGGCGCTGGTGGACAGCTTCATCACGCCGATCGAGCGCGAGGACATCGAAGCCCTGGGGTCGGCGCTGTACAAGATCCCCAAGCAGGTCGAGAAGTTCGCCGACCGCTATTCGCTGGCCCTCCAGCACCTGGACGGGATCGACTTCGCGCCACGCGCGGCGATGCTGGAACAGGCGGCCAGCGTGGTGGTGGAGATGGTCCACGAAATCAAGAAGATGAACATCGATCGCATGACCTCGCTCAACGAGAAGCTGCGCGCGATCGAGAACGAGGCCGACCGGTTGATGCTGGAGCTGTACCGCGACATCTACTCCGGCCGCCTGGACCACCTGCAGATGTTCCTGTTGAAGGAGTTCTTCGAGATCCTGGAAAAGGCCATCGACCGCTGCCGTGAAGCCGGCGTGGTGGCGTACCAGATCGTCCTCAAGAACAGCTGACGGGTCTCCATCATGCTTACCCTTGTGCTGGTGGTGATCCTGGCCGCGCTCGTCTTCGAGTTCATCAACGGTTTCCACGACACCGCCAATTCCATCGCCACCGTGGTCGCCACCAAGGTGCTGTCACCTGGCCAGGCGGTGATGCTGGCCGCCGGCATGAACCTGGTCGGCGCGTTGATGGGCACGGCAGTGGCCAAGACGATCGCGTCCGGCCTGGTGAACACCGACGTGGTGCAGGTGACCTCGCAGGTGATCCTGTGCGCATTGCTCGGCGGCATCGTGTGGAACCTGATCACGTGGTGGAAGGGTCTGCCCTCGTCGTCGTCGCACGCCTTGATCGGTGGCCTGTGCGGGGCCGCGCTTGCCGCCGCCCACAACGACTGGGCGGCGCTGATCTGGTCCGAGACGGTGGGCGACTGGACCAAGAACAAGGGCATCCTGTGGAAGGTGGTGCTGCCGATGGTCACTTCGCCGGTGGCGGGCTTCCTGCTCGGCATCCTGGTGATGGTGGCGCTCTGGGGCCTGATCGCGATGCTGTCGCGGGCGGGCGGCTGGCTGGGACGGCTGGCGCGTCCGCACTTCGTCAACAGGTTCTTCGGCAAGGCGCAGATCCTGTCGGCGGCCTACATGGGCTATGCGCATGGCCACAACGATGCGCAGAAGACGATGGGCATCATCGCGCTGACGCTGTTCGGTGCCGAAGCCAGCGGTGCGCTGGACGACCTGCCGGGCTGGCTGGCGTTCCTGCATCCCGGCGCCGCGGGCGAGCAGGACATCGCCATGTGGATCGTCATCACCTGCGCCATCGTGATGGCCCTGGGCACGGCGTCGGGCGGCTGGAAGATCATCAAGACCCTCGGGCACAAGATGGTGAAGCTGCACCCGATCAATGGCTTCGCCGCGGAGACCAGTTCGGCCACCATCCTCACCGTGGCCGCGCACTTCGGCATGCCGGTCTCGACCACGCACAGCATTTCTACCGCGATCATGGGCGTGGGCTTCGCCAAGAATCCTCGCGCGCTGAAGTTCAGTGTCATCGAGAGGATCCTGTGGGCGTGGGTGCTGACGATTCCCGCCGCCGGCGGCATCGCCTACGGCCTGCTGCGCCTGCTGGAAGCGATCGGCTGGGCGTGAGGCACGCGTCGTAGGGTGGGCCTCGGCCCACCACGTGCGAGCGCCGGGGGAAACGAAAAAGCGCCGGTTCTTCCGGCGCTTTTTTGCTCCGCGATGGCGGGCCTGGGCCCGCCCTACAACAGGTCGCCTTCCGCAGAGAGCGCGCGCTCCATGCTGTCGCCGAGGCCGCCGATCTCCAGCACCAGGCGATCCACTTCCGCAGGGCTGAGGCTTTCGTACGGGCGGTTCTCGCACAACTGCAGGTAGGGCACGCCGTCGAGTTCGCCGATGGCCAGATAGCCGACGCTGCTCTGCCAGTTGAACTTCAGGGCGCGCTTGGCGTCGATGCCGGTCATCGGTGCGATCACCGTGCTCACGCGCAGGTAGCCGCGTTCGTCGTCGTTGCCCAGTTCGGAAAGGAAGATGGACTGGTGGCGCTTGCCGTTGTCCAGCGACAGTTCCACGCAGGCCACGTAGGCGTCGTGCATCGCCACCTTGTAGCCGGAGGAATGCAGGTGGCCGCGCACCTGTTCGAAGTTCTGCATGGTGTACTCCCGTGTTGCCGATGCCGCTATGCTAATCCGCCATGAGCGCCAAGTCTCCCGAAGATCGCATCCTGGCCGCGATCCGCGCCATTCCGCGCGGGCAGGTGGCGGGTTATGGCGAAGTGGCGCACCGTGCCGGATTGCCCGGCCGTGCGCGCTTGACCGCACGCATCCTCAGCCAGAACGACGATGCCACGCTGCCGTGGCACCGCGTGCTGCGGTCGGATGGCCGCATCGCATTCCCGGAAGGCTCGAAGGCGTTCCGCGAACAGAGCCAGCGCCTGCGTGCGGAAGGCGTGAAGGTGGAGAACGGACGAGTGAAACGCCCGCGCAGGGAAGACGATCTCGATGCCGCCCTGTGGGGACCTGGCGCGCGGTGACACGCGGCCCCTTATGATGTGAGCTGACCGTCATGAGGTTTCCCATGTTTCCCCGTTTGCTTCCCGTCACCCGGAACCTGCTGATCGCCAATGTCGGCGTCTACCTCCTGCAGCTCATGCTGGGCAATGCGTTCCAGGCATGGTTCGCGTTGTGGCCGGTAGGCCACGGCTTCATGCCCTGGCAATTGCTGACGTACGGATTCCTCCACGACACCAGCGGCCTGACGCATCTGCTGTTCAACATGCTGGCGCTGTACATGTTCGGGTCGTCGCTGGAACAGACATGGGGCCCCAGGCGCTTCCTGACCTTCTTCCTGGTGTGCATCGTGGGCGCGGGCCTGCTGCAGCTGGTCGTGGGATGGTGGATGGTGTCGTCCGGTGCGCTGCCGTATCGCACGGTCGGTGCGTCCGGTGGCGTGTTCGGCCTGCTGCTGGGTTACGGCATGCTGTTTCCGAACCAGCGCATGATCATGTTCCCGTTGCCGATGGAAATACGGGCACGCACGCTGGTGATCTTCTATGCGGTCCTCGCCCTGGTGCTCGGCTTCACCGGCCTGCAGCCTGGCGTGGCGCATTTCGCGCATCTCGGCGGCATGCTGTTCGGGTGGCTGATGATCCGCTACTGGCGTGGCCAGCCGCCGTTCCGCAAGGGACCGCGCAAGCCCAAGCCGCCGCATCTGCGCGCCGTCAAATAGGCCGTACCGGAAGGGGATGAAGAAAAACGGCGCGGAATTCCGCGCCGTTTTCCTGTCTTGCCAGGGTGAGGCTCAGCGCCAGATCCGGACCTGGTCCGCTTCCTTCGCCTGCATCGGCTGGCCCGCTTTGCAGGTGAAGGCCTGGGCGAAGGCCGGTTGCTGGGTCAGCGGACCGTTGGCGCGCCACTGGCCAGGTGCATGCACGTCCACGGCCGCGCGCTGGGCGGCCTCGGTTTCCGACAGGTTCTGCGCCCACAGCGTGGCCCATGCCTTGTAGAACGACTGCCTGGCGGCGGCATTGGCCTGCGGTTCGGCGGTGGTGAAGGCATCCCACGCCAGTTCCACGCCGGCCAGGTCGGCCAGGTTCTCGTCCTGGGTCAGCGTGCCGTTGACCTTGACGTTCTTCAGCCCCGGGTATGCGTAAGCGCCGTACTGCGTCGCCACCTTGCTGCCCAGCGCATTCCATGCGGCCACATCGGCTGCGCTCCACCAGTCGCGCAACTGGGCCTTGGCATCGACCATCCGGCCCTTGCCATCGAAACCACGACTCAGCTCATGGCCGACCAGTGCGCCGAACGCGCCGTACTGCACGGCAGCCGGTTGCTTTGCGTCGAAGATCTCTTCCTGCAGCACGGCGGCGGTCACGATCAAGCGGTTCTGGGCCAGGTCGTAGGCCAGCGCGGGCTGCTGTGGCAGCACGTCCCAGCGGCGGTCGGCGTTGCCCTTGCCGATGCGCTTCATCTCCTCGCGATGGCGCCAGGTGGAGGCGATCAGCATGTTGCCGCCGAAACTGCCGCGGCCCATCGGCTGCACGCTGTAGTCCAGGTCGCGCCTGGGCGTGCCGACCTCGATCTTCAGCTTGTCCAGCTTCGCCTTGGCTTCGGTCCTGGCGGCGTCGCTCAGCCAGGTGCTGCGTTCGATGCCGCGGCCCAGTGCATCGCGCACCTGTCCGGCGATCTGCTCGGCCCGGCGCTTGTGCTCGCTGGGCACGTAGCGCTCGGCGTACTCCTTGCCCAGCATCGGACCGGCAGCGAGGTTGATGGCATCCAGCACCTGGCGCCAGCGTGGTGCCGGGGCGGCTTCGCCACGCAGCACGCGGCCGCGGAATTCGAATTCGGCATCGCGGAAGGGCTTTGCCAGGTACGGTGCCATCGCATCACCCACCCGCCAGCGCAGGTAGGCCTTCCACTGGTCCGGCTTCAGGCTGCCGACGAGGCCATCGAGGCGCTTGAACAGTGCGGGGTCGGCCATCGACACGGTGTCGTCGGTGACGCCCTGCACCTTGAGGAAGGCATCCAGCTGCAGGTTGCGGTACTGCTTGCCCAGATCTTTCGTGGGCACGGGAGCGTAGTTGGCGAACGGGCTGCGCAGGTCCACCAATGGCTTGGACACCTGCGCCAGTTTGGTCTCCAGGTCGATGACCAGCGCGGATTCGGCATCCAGCTTGTTGGCCGGCGTACCGGTCAGGGCCAGCACCTGCTTCACGTAGGTGCGGTAGCGGCCCAGCAGTTCGCGGGTGTCGGCATCGGTGCGGGTGTAGTAGGCCGGGTCGGGCAGGCCAAGGCCGCCCTGCATGAAGTAGCCGATGTGGCGGTCCAGTGCCTGCAGGTCCACGTCCGGACTGAAGTTGAAGGTCACCGGCACGCCGACCTGGTGCAGCGCGGCGATGGCCGGCGCTACGTCCTTGGGCTTCTTGATGGCGTTGATGCGGTCAAGCAGCGGCGCGATAGGCCTGGAACCATCCGCTTCCACGGCGGCTTCGTCCAGGCCGCTGGCCCAGAAGTCGCCGAGCAGTTTCTGCACGTTGCCCTGCGGTGCCTTCATGGCGCCATCCAGCAGGGCGCGCTGCTGCTCAAGGGTGCGCTCGCGGAAGGCGCCCAGCACGCTGACGCTGCCGACGCCGGCAGGCAGGCTGTTCTTCTTCAGCCAGTCCGCATTGGTGGCGGCGTAGAAGTCGGTGCACTGCGCGCTCACGGCAGGGGTGGTCGCGCGCTTCTTGCGCTGCGCTTCGGCTTGGGGGGCGCCCAGTGCGATGACGAGGGCGAAGGCGATCAGGGTGGGGCGGCCGAGAGCGGGGCGCGGGCTGGGCATCAGGAGAATCCAGGGGTTCAGGGGTCGGGCGATTCTAGCAAGCGTGCCCCATCTGCCCGGTCACGTTTCCCCACATCTGCCAACGGCCTTGGCGACGGATTCATGCGCTGTGTCACAGAGCGCGCATGCAACGGTGGGTGGCCGTCCGCGCGGCCGCCCACCTGCGACCTCACAAGGTCAATTGGCCCTTGTCCACGATGACCTTGCCATCCAATGTCACCGTACTGCCGGGCAGGAAGAAGTTCATGCCGTACGTGATGGCGTTGTCGCCACCAGCCCACAGATTGTTGCCCAGGCCCAGGGTCACCGTGCCGGCCGGCACCCAGTTGCCCACCTGGCTGCCGGAGGGCAGTTTGACGTTCGGATTGATGCCCATGTCGAAGAACGAGACTTCGTTCTTGCGGGCATCGCCCACTGCATCGAACTCGGCTTTCAGTGCCGCGAAGCCGGGCCCTGTCCCGGTGAGTGCGGTGATCTTGCCGCCGGCGACGGTCACGGCGAGGTCATCGATGGCCTGCCCGCGGAAGTAGTCGCGGCTGGCGACGATGCGGCCTTCGCCGGTGCCCGCGACGGGCGTGGTGTAGACCTCGCCGGCGGGCAGGAAGACCTGCAGTGCAGGTCCGCCGCTGCGGATGTCCTCTGGCGAGATGACGCCATCGCTGACCAGCACCGGGCGTCCCTGGATCCGCATCCGGTAGTCGGTGCCGTTGGGGTGGCTGATGTGCAGTTCGTTGCCGGCGGCCAGCGCGCCTTTCACCGCCTGTCCACGCGTCTGCAGCGCGGCGTGATCCACGTTGACGCCCTCCCAGAACGTCCTGGCGAGTTCGGTTTCGGACATGCCCAGCCGTTGCGCGCGCCATGGCGTGGGATACAGACCGTTGCCGATCTCCACCTGGCGCACGTTCTCCTTCATGAACGCCTGGCCGATGGCTTCCCCGGCCTTGCCGCGTGCCGCCACGCGCTGCGGGTCGGCGCCCTCGAACAGGTTTTCCGAGGTGCCGTTGCTCAACGAGATGACCACGTCGAAGACCTTGGACAGCGCCAGATCCAGCGCCGGTGCCTGGCTGTCGAACTGCGCCGGTACATCGAAGAACATCCGCTTGGCGAGCCGGTCGCTGGTGTACTCGATCATCGGGAAAGCCCCCGCGCGGCGTACGTGCAGCGCGATGTCTTCCAGCAGTTCGGCATCGTGGGTCCTGCCGACGATGATGACGGCATCGCCTTCCTTCACCGCTGCGCTGGCGACCAGGCGCTGGGCAAGTTGTTCCAGGTCGACCGGCGGGGCGGCGGGTTCGGCGGGGATGTCGGTGGCGGGTTCGGCTGTGGCCTGCGTGTCCGCAGGAGGCGGTGTTTCCTGTTTCTGGCACGCGGCCAGCACGACGCAGGCGATCGCGGCGCCCAGTATCGACACGGTGAGACGGGTCATGGCAGTCCTCCTTCGATGGATGGAAGCACAGCCGTGCAACGCCCCCTCGATGCGTGGCCAGCACTGGGGGGGACGCCCGGAGCACCGTCGAACGGCCGACCGTCGGGCGGACCGTAACCGCGGATGCGCAAAAGGAAAGGCCCGGACATCGCCGGGCCTTTCCTGCATTGCGCGATTATGCGGGGCTTACCAGATCACGACATGCTGGTTGCCGCTGCGCACCATCGCATCACCTGCCTTGCACGAGAATGCCGCCGCGAATGCGGGCAGGTTCGACGGCGCACCGATCGCGCGGAACTGCGCCGGGGCGTGTTCGTCGGTGGCGATGCGGTTCTTGAGTTCCTCCGGGGTGAAGTTGCGGCGCCACACGGTGGCCCAGTTGAGGAAGAAGCGCTGGTCGCGCGTCAGGCCGTCGGTCTTCGGATCCGGCGTATCGCCGGCCGCCGCCTTCATCGCGTCGTAAGCCGTGGCCAGGCCACCGAGATCGGCGATGTTCTCGCCCAGCGTGTGCTTGCCGTTGATCTTCTGGCCGTCGCTGGTGCGATAGTCATTGAACTGCGCGATCAGCTTGTCGGTGCGGGACGAGAAGCCCTTGGCGTCGGCCGGGGTCCACCAGTTCTCGAACTTGCCGCTCGGTCCGAAGCGGCTGCCCTGGTCGTCGTAGCCGTGGGTCATCTCGTGGCCGATCACTGCGCCGATGCCGCCGTAGTTCATTTCATCCGGCGCATTGGGGTCGAAGAACGGC encodes the following:
- a CDS encoding hemolysin family protein, with protein sequence MSEMSVMTSRKSRLKQMAQTSHRAQRALDLSEKPENFLSTVQIGITLIGVLTGLFGGEAIGMAIADRLQGVFPSLAASFTLVGEPQPWSELIGKTLAVALITFLTLIFGELVPKRLAITAPETIAGVVAVPMGWLAKAAFPFVWLLSHSTRLVLRLLGLGKDQVSTISEEEIRMLVSEGHEAGVIDVDERNMMNRVLRLGDRTADSLMTPRKKITWLDASASYEENLQTMHESAFSRFPVYRGNDQDVIGVLEVKSLLDRFGIDKPDLFIKLREPLFVSESTHAMKLLEIFREEQQSLALVVDEYGEIQGLVTQSDLMGAVVGRLQASENTEDAPLVVVRDDGSLLVDGSLPNDDLRELLGGVALPDDDEYNTVAGMMIERFGRIPHVGERLDWAGWRFEVVDLDGARIDKLLLQKLPETDGEDLAV
- a CDS encoding DUF47 family protein, with the protein product MFSLQTIFGSGQQFYTLLDEAAQAAHDSTKALHTMMKATDRQPALDAFKLARLRERAASDKIGKALVDSFITPIEREDIEALGSALYKIPKQVEKFADRYSLALQHLDGIDFAPRAAMLEQAASVVVEMVHEIKKMNIDRMTSLNEKLRAIENEADRLMLELYRDIYSGRLDHLQMFLLKEFFEILEKAIDRCREAGVVAYQIVLKNS
- a CDS encoding inorganic phosphate transporter, which produces MLTLVLVVILAALVFEFINGFHDTANSIATVVATKVLSPGQAVMLAAGMNLVGALMGTAVAKTIASGLVNTDVVQVTSQVILCALLGGIVWNLITWWKGLPSSSSHALIGGLCGAALAAAHNDWAALIWSETVGDWTKNKGILWKVVLPMVTSPVAGFLLGILVMVALWGLIAMLSRAGGWLGRLARPHFVNRFFGKAQILSAAYMGYAHGHNDAQKTMGIIALTLFGAEASGALDDLPGWLAFLHPGAAGEQDIAMWIVITCAIVMALGTASGGWKIIKTLGHKMVKLHPINGFAAETSSATILTVAAHFGMPVSTTHSISTAIMGVGFAKNPRALKFSVIERILWAWVLTIPAAGGIAYGLLRLLEAIGWA
- a CDS encoding MGMT family protein, coding for MSAKSPEDRILAAIRAIPRGQVAGYGEVAHRAGLPGRARLTARILSQNDDATLPWHRVLRSDGRIAFPEGSKAFREQSQRLRAEGVKVENGRVKRPRREDDLDAALWGPGAR
- a CDS encoding rhomboid family intramembrane serine protease, producing MFPRLLPVTRNLLIANVGVYLLQLMLGNAFQAWFALWPVGHGFMPWQLLTYGFLHDTSGLTHLLFNMLALYMFGSSLEQTWGPRRFLTFFLVCIVGAGLLQLVVGWWMVSSGALPYRTVGASGGVFGLLLGYGMLFPNQRMIMFPLPMEIRARTLVIFYAVLALVLGFTGLQPGVAHFAHLGGMLFGWLMIRYWRGQPPFRKGPRKPKPPHLRAVK
- a CDS encoding M13 family metallopeptidase, which produces MPSPRPALGRPTLIAFALVIALGAPQAEAQRKKRATTPAVSAQCTDFYAATNADWLKKNSLPAGVGSVSVLGAFRERTLEQQRALLDGAMKAPQGNVQKLLGDFWASGLDEAAVEADGSRPIAPLLDRINAIKKPKDVAPAIAALHQVGVPVTFNFSPDVDLQALDRHIGYFMQGGLGLPDPAYYTRTDADTRELLGRYRTYVKQVLALTGTPANKLDAESALVIDLETKLAQVSKPLVDLRSPFANYAPVPTKDLGKQYRNLQLDAFLKVQGVTDDTVSMADPALFKRLDGLVGSLKPDQWKAYLRWRVGDAMAPYLAKPFRDAEFEFRGRVLRGEAAPAPRWRQVLDAINLAAGPMLGKEYAERYVPSEHKRRAEQIAGQVRDALGRGIERSTWLSDAARTEAKAKLDKLKIEVGTPRRDLDYSVQPMGRGSFGGNMLIASTWRHREEMKRIGKGNADRRWDVLPQQPALAYDLAQNRLIVTAAVLQEEIFDAKQPAAVQYGAFGALVGHELSRGFDGKGRMVDAKAQLRDWWSAADVAAWNALGSKVATQYGAYAYPGLKNVKVNGTLTQDENLADLAGVELAWDAFTTAEPQANAAARQSFYKAWATLWAQNLSETEAAQRAAVDVHAPGQWRANGPLTQQPAFAQAFTCKAGQPMQAKEADQVRIWR
- a CDS encoding aminopeptidase, which codes for MTRLTVSILGAAIACVVLAACQKQETPPPADTQATAEPATDIPAEPAAPPVDLEQLAQRLVASAAVKEGDAVIIVGRTHDAELLEDIALHVRRAGAFPMIEYTSDRLAKRMFFDVPAQFDSQAPALDLALSKVFDVVISLSNGTSENLFEGADPQRVAARGKAGEAIGQAFMKENVRQVEIGNGLYPTPWRAQRLGMSETELARTFWEGVNVDHAALQTRGQAVKGALAAGNELHISHPNGTDYRMRIQGRPVLVSDGVISPEDIRSGGPALQVFLPAGEVYTTPVAGTGEGRIVASRDYFRGQAIDDLAVTVAGGKITALTGTGPGFAALKAEFDAVGDARKNEVSFFDMGINPNVKLPSGSQVGNWVPAGTVTLGLGNNLWAGGDNAITYGMNFFLPGSTVTLDGKVIVDKGQLTL